The nucleotide sequence GCATTTTATATTCTTCATTTCAGGAATTATGTCTGTATCACCACTGTGATAAATTTGCTGACCAGAAACAGTAACTATAAATCCTAAACCATCAGATGACTTCGGATGAAATGGCTTGTTGATATTATACGCTGGAGTTATCTCTATATCAACATTATGCACAGTAATTTTATCGCCCGGCTTGACTGTTTTAACTTCCATATCGGAAAAACTCAAAGCAGAAGATTTGTTCGCAACTATAACTGTTTCTTTCCCCCCTTTGCTAATTTTTTGGACATCTTCCGGTGAGCAATGGTCATAGTGGTTATGGGTTATTAAAACAATATCTGCTTTTGGCAAGTCCTTTTTTACTCTCCACGGGTCAATATAAATTGTTTTTTCACCATCAATACGAAAACTTGCATGACCAAGCCATTTAATTTTTTCTAACATTTATTCCCCTTTTATATCTGCAAGAATCTTATCTGGAATTGAGTTCCTGTTCTCAACTGTTACAGAGATAACTTCAACATTTTGTCTTTTTTTG is from Elusimicrobiota bacterium and encodes:
- a CDS encoding MBL fold metallo-hydrolase — its product is MLEKIKWLGHASFRIDGEKTIYIDPWRVKKDLPKADIVLITHNHYDHCSPEDVQKISKGGKETVIVANKSSALSFSDMEVKTVKPGDKITVHNVDIEITPAYNINKPFHPKSSDGLGFIVTVSGQQIYHSGDTDIIPEMKNIKCDIALLAVSGTYVMTASEAANAAEMLKPKIAVPMHYGEIVGDNEDAQKFINLCKKLSIEANVKNKEQ